Proteins encoded together in one Benincasa hispida cultivar B227 chromosome 1, ASM972705v1, whole genome shotgun sequence window:
- the LOC120076287 gene encoding uncharacterized protein LOC120076287, which produces MLFDGATNEVGHGIGTILISPDKKLYPLTAKLYFDYTNNMAQYKACSMGVRMAYDMKIRKLQVYGDSLLVVHQLNREWETRNSKLIPYNKYIRELTQAFKSITFEHVPRENNQVVDALAILSAMFNMAYNEETQPISIEKREASAHYMSIEQESDEKSWY; this is translated from the coding sequence ATGTTGTTTGACGGAGCCACGAATGAAGTAGGGCATGGTATAGGGACTATTTTGATATCTCCTGATAAGAAGTTGTATCCTCTAACTGCTAAGTTATACTTTGATTACACGAATAACATGGCTCAGTATAAAGCATGCAGTATGGGGGTTCGAATGGCTTATGACATGAAGATTAGAAAGTTGCAAGTTTATGGGGATTCTCTTTTGGTAGTACATCAACTAAATAGGGAGTGGGAGACAAGAAACTCTAAGTTGATTCCTTATAACAAGTATATTCGAGAATTGACCCAAGCTTTTAAGTCAATCACATTCGAGCATGTCCCACGCGAAAATAACCAAGTTGTAGATGCATTGGCCATTCTATCTGCCATGTTTAATATGGCTTATAATGAAGAAACTCAACCAATAAGTATTGAGAAGCGTGAAGCGTCGGCACACTACATGAGTATTGAGCAAGAATCCGACGAGAAGTCTTggtattga